One segment of Solanum stenotomum isolate F172 chromosome 1, ASM1918654v1, whole genome shotgun sequence DNA contains the following:
- the LOC125856734 gene encoding uncharacterized protein LOC125856734, which produces MARYAPSFVDTMHDRVRRFVGGLNSDYIEACFTAALNDNRDISWIQAFAQGIEDRRHLQYTSERVERERQKRARPTGSGEDSRASGLQQQRGFGQARTSPSCCITCGRMHFGRCRKGSTSCYSCGQEGHGWRNCPTIGQGGTGQSTRSTVGSSSSSAQSTGRGPHTSARRGRGGGRKGASNFGSGQNHTYSFTGRQDSESSPDVEKQFGNGKAIQQR; this is translated from the exons atggctagatatgcaccatCATTTGTTGATACAATGCATGACAGGGTAcgtagatttgtgggagggcttAACTCAGACTATATCGAGGCTTGTTTTACCGCTGCGCTAAATGATAATAGGGATATCTCGTGGATTCAGGCCTTCGCACAGGGCATAGAGGATCGCCGACATCTACAGTATACAAGTGAGAGGGtcgagagagagagacagaagagggctaggcccACTG GCTCAGGTGAGGATTCACGAGCATCAGGCTTGCAGCAGCAGAGGGGTTTCGGCCAGGCTAGGACATCCCCGTCGTGTTGCATTACTTGCGGTAGGATGCATTTCGGGAGGTGCAGAAAGGGTTCCAcaagttgttattcttgtggacaggaggGGCATGGGTGGAGAAACTGCCCTACCATAGGTCAAGGTGGTACAGGTCAGTCGACCAGGTCAACAGTAGGTTCTTCCTCGTCATCAGCACAGTCTACAGGGCGTGGACCCCATACATCAGCACGTAGGGGTAGAGGCGGAGGCAGAAAGGGAGCATCTAATTTTGGTAGTGGACAGAACCATACATATTCATTTACCGGTCGACAagactcagagtcatcaccagatgtt gagaagcagttcgggaatggaaaggcgaTACAGCAACGCTGA
- the LOC125863712 gene encoding dirigent protein 22-like, producing MAKIILQIFTISIFLSLVAFPATGEEDTYIFGKSINKKSTRLKKEKFSHFRFYWHDIVSGSKPTSMMIIPPPKNTTTGFGQMNMIDNALTLGPELSSKIVGRAQGFYGAASLNDVGLMMVMNFAFIEGKSNGSTFTILGRNLVFEKVREMAVIGGSGLFRFARGYVEASTHSWDFKTGDATVQYDAYVLHY from the coding sequence ATGGCCAAAATAATACTCCAAATCTTCACCATTTCCATCTTCCTTTCTCTGGTGGCCTTTCCGGCCACCGGAGAAGAAGATActtatatttttggaaaatccATAAACAAAAAATCCACAAggttaaaaaaggaaaaattcaGTCATTTTCGATTTTATTGGCATGATATTGTAAGTGGTTCAAAACCAACATCAATGATGATTATTCCACCACCTAAAAACACAACAACAGGTTTTGGACAAATGAATATGATAGATAATGCCTTAACCTTAGGACCAGAATTAAGTTCCAAGATTGTTGGAAGGGCGCAAGGGTTTTATGGTGCTGCTTCACTTAATGATGTTGGTTTAATGATGGTTATGAATTTTGCTTTTATTGAAGGGAAATCTAATGGAAGTACTTTTACTATACTTGGTCGGAATCTGGTGTTCGAGAAGGTGAGAGAGATGGCAGTGATAGGAGGGAGTGGGCTTTTCCGATTTGCTAGAGGATATGTTGAAGCTAGTACTCATTCATGGGATTTTAAAACTGGAGATGCTACGGTTCAGTATGATGCTTATGTCTTGCATTATTGA